Below is a genomic region from Thermithiobacillus tepidarius DSM 3134.
ATCCCGCTCGCCCGCAGCCACTCGCCGGGCCAGATCCTGCAGAGTGGTGTAGAGCAGGGGCGCCCGCCGCCGCTCCTCGGGGGCGAGATAGGCGTTGCGGGAACTCATGGCCAGTCCATCCGCTTCGCGCACCGTCGGCACAGCGACAACCTGCACCGGAAAGTTGAGATCGCGCGCCATCTGCCGCACCACCTGCAGCTGCTGGAAGTCCTTCTCCCCGAACACGGCGAGCTGCGGCTGGATGATGTTGAAGAGCTTGGCCACCACCGTGGTGACGCCGACGAAATGCCCCGGCCGGGCGGCGCCGCACAGATCCTTGCTCAGGGAAGCGGCGGGCATGACCAGGCTCAGGCCGGTGCGCCCATGCGGGTACAGCACCTCCTCGGCCGGCGCGAAGACGGCGTTCACGCCGGCTTCCTGCAGGCGTGCCAAATCTTCGTTCAGGGTGCGCGGATAGCTGGCGAAGTCCTCGCGCGGGCCGAATTGCAGGGGGTTGACGAAGATGCTGACGATGACCATGTCCGCGCGCTGCTGGGCGACCTGCACCAGGGCCATATGCCCGTCATGGAGGTTGCCCATGGTGGGTACCAGGGCAACGGAGCTGCCCGCCACCGTACGCCACGCCTTGACGTCGTTCGTATCCTTCAGGAAAACCATTGCTCTACCGCTTCAGAGGGAGGGAAACTGCCGGCCATGCACCTCGGCCACGTAGCGGGCCAAGGCATCGGCCATTATACCCGCGCCGTCCACATAAGTCTTGGCGAAAGCCGGGCTCCGGCCCAGGAAGAGGCCGAGGGCGTCATTCAGCACCAGCACCTGGGCATCGCAGTGGGGCCCGGCGCCGATGCCGATGGTGGGGATGGGGAGCGCAGCGGTGATCTGCGCGGCCAGCTCCGCCGGGATGGCCTCCAGCACCAGCAGCCGGGCGCCGGCATCGGCCAGCAGGCGCGCTTCCTCGCGCAGGCGGGCGGCGGCCACCGCATCACGTCCCTGCCGGCGATAGCCGCCCAGCTGATGCACCGCCTGCGGCGTCAGGCCGATGTGGCCGCAGACGGGAATGCCCCGCTGACTCAGGAAGGCAACGGTCTCGACCATGGCCGCCCCGCCCTCCAGCTTCACCACCTCCGCCCCGGCCCGCAGCAGCGCGCCCGCGCTGCGCAAGGCCTGGGCCGGGCTTTCCTGGTAGCTCAGGAAGGGCAAGTCGCTGATCAGCAGAGCGCGGCGGCGTCCGCGCGCCGCCGCTTCCGTGTGGTACACCATCTGCTCCAGGGTCACGGACAGGGTATTTTCGTGCCCGGCGAAGACCATGCCCAGCGAATCACCCACGAGCAGGGCATCCACGCCCGCCTCATCGGCCAAGCGCGCGAAGGTGTAGTCGTAAGCGGTGAGCACGGCCAAAGGCTGATTGCCCTTGGCACGGTCCCAGTCGCGCAGGGTCAGGCGCCTGCGTGCGCCGGCGGCTGCTGCATCCACGGCCCCCTCCTCCATCTAGCCTCCCGCCCTCGCATTCAGGTACAGCCGGCCGCGCACGTCCCGGAAGCGGGCGAGCAGCAAGGCCAAGTCGTCGGCGCTGTTGAGAAAATCCATGTGTTCCGCGTTGACGATCAGCAGCGGCGAGGCGTCGTACTGGTGGAAAAAATGATTGTAGGCGGCGACCAGCTCCTGCAGATAGTCGCTGCCGATATGCTGCTCGTAGGCGATGCCGCGGCGGCGGATGCGGTTGAGCAGCAACTCCACTGGCGCTTGCAGATAGATGACCAGGTCCGGAGTCGGTGCGCTGGTGCTCAGTGCGCGATGCACTTGATCGTAAAGCGCCAGTTCGTCGGCGGACAGGGTCTGGGCGGCGAACAGGCGGTCCTTCTCCCACATGAAATCCGCCACCGTGCGCGGCTGAAACAGATCGCCCTGGCGCAGGCCTTCCAGCTGCCGCGCGCGCTGCAGCAGAAAAAAGAGCTGGGTCGAGAGGGCGTGGCGAGCCGGATCCTCGTAGAAGCCGGGCAGGAAGGGATTCTCTTCTGCCTGTTCCAGCAACAGGGAGGCGCCCAGCGCCTCTCCCAGACGGCGCGCCAGCGTGCTCTTGCCGGCGCCGATGGGCCCTTCCACCACGATGTAACGGGCGTCTGTCAAATCCATAACACTGCTTCCTCGTACTGCCGGCGGACGCCCCTCAGGCGTCCACCAGCCGCTCCACCGCGCCCCGGTCCGGACACTGCGCCCAGGCCGCGGCCACGCTCTGCCCGGTGGGCAGCAGCCAATCACCCGCCACTTCCGCCAGCGGCGCCAGCACGAAGGCTCGCTCGCCGAGGCGCGGATGCGGGATCTCCAGATCGCCCGAGCGCAGCGCCAGATCGCCGAAGAGCAACAGATCCAGATCCAGCGTGCGCGGCCCCCAGCGGGTCTCCCGGGCGCGGCAGCGCCCGGCGCGCGCCTCGATCTCCAGCAAGGCGGCGAAGAGCGCCTCGGGCGACAGCCCGGTGACGATGCCGGCCACGGCGTTGATGAAATCCGGCTGCGCCACGCCGCCCACCGGCCGGGTGCGGTACAGGTGCGAGCACTTGTGCAGGCGCGTATCCGGCAGCCGCGCCAGGGCCTCTCGCGCCCTTCTGACCTGCTGCACCGGGTCCGCCAGGTTGCTGCCCAAGCCGATCCACGCCGTGACCGGCCCCGCTACGGACTTTGTGTTTCCTGCTGCAAGCCCTGTCTGATCCACCGCTGCGCCGTCTCCCTGTCCTGCACCCGCCCTTCCACCACGGCCCGGCGCAGCCACTGCAGCCATTCGCCGATGCGCGGTCCCTGCGGCACGCCCAGGGCGAGGAGGTCCGCGCCGTCCAGGGGCAAGGCCAAATCATACTGATGCTGGATGTAGTCCGAAACCTGCTCGCGCAACAGCTCATTGTCGCTCCAGGCCATCAGAGCCAGCAGTCCCTCCAGACTCACGGGAGCGAGCGCCTGGTAGCGCGGCCACGGCTCCAGGCGCTCCCGCAGGCGCTGCGCCAGCGGACGCAGCTGCCGCAGGTCCGCCAGCAGCACAGAGGCATCGCGCGCCGCCAGCTGGAACTCGTGCAGGCGCCGGCGCAGGGCGGGCTCCGCCAGATCGCCCAGCAACACCCGCAGCAGCACCGCCCAGGGCCGCACCGCTTCGGGTCGGAATAGTAAATGGTACCACTGCAGCATTTCCAGCGCGCGTTTGCCGCGCGCCAGCAGCAGGGTGGGATCCTTGGCCGGCTCCCCGCGCAGCACCGTCCACAGGTGCAGGCGCCCGAGCCGCTCCCAGGCGGCCGCGGCCTGGGGCAGATCGAAGAGATAACGCAGCTCCCGCCACAGGCGCGCGCCGGACAACTGCTCGAAGACACCCAGATGCAGGGCGTTCAGGGCGAGGCGCTGGCTCTGCTCGTCCATGCAAAAACCCAAGCGCGCCTCGAAGCGCACCGCCCGCAGGATGCGCGTGGGATCCTCCACGAAGGACAGGCTGTGCAGGATGCGGATGCGCCGC
It encodes:
- the panC gene encoding pantoate--beta-alanine ligase produces the protein MVFLKDTNDVKAWRTVAGSSVALVPTMGNLHDGHMALVQVAQQRADMVIVSIFVNPLQFGPREDFASYPRTLNEDLARLQEAGVNAVFAPAEEVLYPHGRTGLSLVMPAASLSKDLCGAARPGHFVGVTTVVAKLFNIIQPQLAVFGEKDFQQLQVVRQMARDLNFPVQVVAVPTVREADGLAMSSRNAYLAPEERRRAPLLYTTLQDLARRVAAGERDVAALRRAAWETLELEGLVPEYLELLNAADLRPVEQFAGELRWFAAVRLGGTRLIDNVPVNLG
- the panB gene encoding 3-methyl-2-oxobutanoate hydroxymethyltransferase, yielding MTLRDWDRAKGNQPLAVLTAYDYTFARLADEAGVDALLVGDSLGMVFAGHENTLSVTLEQMVYHTEAAARGRRRALLISDLPFLSYQESPAQALRSAGALLRAGAEVVKLEGGAAMVETVAFLSQRGIPVCGHIGLTPQAVHQLGGYRRQGRDAVAAARLREEARLLADAGARLLVLEAIPAELAAQITAALPIPTIGIGAGPHCDAQVLVLNDALGLFLGRSPAFAKTYVDGAGIMADALARYVAEVHGRQFPSL
- a CDS encoding deoxynucleoside kinase, producing the protein MDLTDARYIVVEGPIGAGKSTLARRLGEALGASLLLEQAEENPFLPGFYEDPARHALSTQLFFLLQRARQLEGLRQGDLFQPRTVADFMWEKDRLFAAQTLSADELALYDQVHRALSTSAPTPDLVIYLQAPVELLLNRIRRRGIAYEQHIGSDYLQELVAAYNHFFHQYDASPLLIVNAEHMDFLNSADDLALLLARFRDVRGRLYLNARAGG
- the folK gene encoding 2-amino-4-hydroxy-6-hydroxymethyldihydropteridine diphosphokinase — encoded protein: MGSNLADPVQQVRRAREALARLPDTRLHKCSHLYRTRPVGGVAQPDFINAVAGIVTGLSPEALFAALLEIEARAGRCRARETRWGPRTLDLDLLLFGDLALRSGDLEIPHPRLGERAFVLAPLAEVAGDWLLPTGQSVAAAWAQCPDRGAVERLVDA